The following coding sequences are from one Candidatus Nitrosopumilus sp. SW window:
- a CDS encoding B12-binding domain-containing protein: MVYIRAKKVKSDQYLYLVKSIWDSKKSTSKQEIIKYLGKASEVVKDDIPVDYRNDPKVLSVLALYNPKDIKKREDATKKSKQQLYKKLTEGNIQESMKIYDEYIKIFNTSDFFDKILKPTMYKIGDEWATGKISIATEHVASNVAQTLVKIIMDTVSSTGKKKKILICLPIGEEHRLGCDVMETYLSIKGFKVYNMGVSMPTESILSFIDNNKPEVVFISITLEDNLMAGQRLVKKIKEHTDIPVLIGGYALQAKKIPKFEGAIIPDCGLEELPKILRKI; the protein is encoded by the coding sequence ATGGTATACATAAGAGCAAAGAAAGTAAAATCAGATCAATACCTGTATTTAGTTAAAAGCATCTGGGATTCAAAAAAGAGCACTTCAAAACAAGAAATTATCAAATATCTTGGAAAAGCATCCGAAGTAGTAAAAGATGACATTCCAGTAGACTACAGAAATGATCCTAAAGTATTATCAGTTTTAGCATTATACAATCCAAAAGATATCAAGAAAAGAGAAGATGCTACAAAAAAATCAAAACAGCAATTATACAAAAAATTAACAGAAGGTAACATACAAGAATCTATGAAAATTTACGATGAATATATAAAAATATTTAATACATCAGATTTTTTTGATAAAATTCTAAAACCCACAATGTATAAAATTGGCGACGAGTGGGCCACAGGAAAAATTAGTATTGCTACGGAACATGTTGCAAGTAACGTTGCCCAAACACTTGTCAAAATAATTATGGATACGGTGTCAAGTACAGGAAAAAAGAAAAAGATCCTCATTTGTTTGCCAATAGGAGAAGAACATCGTTTAGGATGTGATGTGATGGAAACATATCTCTCGATTAAAGGATTCAAGGTTTACAATATGGGAGTTTCAATGCCAACTGAATCAATTCTTAGTTTTATTGACAATAATAAACCGGAAGTTGTTTTCATTTCAATTACATTAGAAGATAATCTTATGGCAGGGCAAAGACTAGTTAAAAAAATCAAAGAACATACAGATATTCCAGTGTTAATTGGAGGATATGCACTTCAAGCAAAAAAAATTCCAAAATTTGAAGGTGCAATAATTCCAGATTGTGGTTTAGAGGAACTTCCAAAAATTTTAAGAAAGATTTAA
- a CDS encoding Nre family DNA repair protein, with protein MSLNSQDIRRSILTKWHDTLSKYGNLFSSDSISGTSPPSIFVGSYNYPQVFVGPMVPPIHGDTSLLDSPEKWTGKSLEEIVNFRLNLVRGTQKMSVDKTDGRYIENLQEVAMSSKPTDSDLIFQKSVSSSISLDGESAPFGPVGEIKSAKFSGTSSVKSIEKTYYDKDLKAQDAVMNLYNSGIDISKIQKCFSIGMLGQKRKLVPTKWSITATDDIISKSLADEVLDYGLIDSCRVFSYAHLGNNFSVVLFPHRWIYEMVEAWYSNGILGFGSDYEDARGIGHPPAIAGAYFAAKLAVLEYLNEEKIQSGVVILREIRPEYAIPVGVWQVREGIREAMKQTPVITNDFDHALNLASEKMSISKSEWLSHGNISKLMRQKTLSDFF; from the coding sequence ATGTCTTTGAATTCTCAAGATATCCGTCGTTCAATTTTAACAAAATGGCATGATACATTATCAAAATATGGAAATTTGTTTTCTTCTGATTCAATCAGTGGAACCAGCCCTCCGTCAATATTTGTTGGATCGTACAATTATCCTCAAGTCTTTGTTGGTCCAATGGTTCCTCCAATTCATGGTGATACTAGTTTACTTGACAGTCCTGAAAAATGGACAGGAAAATCTTTAGAAGAAATTGTAAACTTTAGATTGAATTTAGTTCGTGGTACACAAAAAATGTCCGTTGATAAAACTGATGGACGATACATTGAAAATTTACAGGAAGTTGCAATGTCTTCAAAACCAACTGATTCTGATTTGATTTTTCAAAAATCTGTATCTTCTAGTATTTCTCTTGACGGGGAAAGCGCCCCATTTGGTCCTGTTGGAGAAATAAAATCTGCCAAATTTTCTGGAACCTCTTCTGTAAAGTCCATTGAAAAAACATACTATGACAAAGATTTGAAAGCACAGGATGCCGTTATGAATTTGTACAATTCTGGAATTGATATTTCAAAAATTCAAAAATGTTTTAGCATTGGAATGCTTGGTCAAAAAAGAAAACTTGTTCCAACCAAATGGAGTATAACTGCAACTGATGATATTATTTCAAAATCTCTTGCAGATGAAGTATTGGATTATGGATTAATTGATTCTTGTAGGGTTTTTTCATACGCTCATCTTGGAAATAATTTCTCTGTGGTTTTGTTCCCTCATCGATGGATATACGAGATGGTTGAGGCTTGGTATTCTAACGGTATTCTTGGATTTGGTTCTGATTATGAGGATGCTCGTGGCATTGGTCATCCTCCTGCAATAGCAGGTGCATATTTTGCTGCCAAATTAGCAGTACTGGAGTATCTAAATGAGGAAAAGATTCAATCAGGAGTTGTAATTTTACGAGAAATTCGTCCTGAATATGCAATTCCTGTGGGTGTATGGCAAGTTCGTGAAGGAATTCGTGAAGCAATGAAACAAACGCCTGTCATCACAAATGATTTTGATCATGCACTGAATTTGGCATCTGAGAAAATGAGTATTAGCAAGTCTGAATGGCTTTCTCATGGAAATATTTCAAAATTAATGAGACAAAAAACCCTTTCAGACTTTTTCTAG
- a CDS encoding transcription initiation factor IIB family protein: MITELVHQKTCRKNKVITDLNTGEVACTNCGAVLSERVVDSGPESLGMSSEEYQTNSRVGRKISLKMIDMGLSTIIESKDKDATGRGLSSENRRMFYRLRMWDRNSRSANSVKSFQKAFTMLDGIGAKLGLPEPVIEQTAYLFRKIAAKKILAGRSTAGMLCAAIYITCRMTNTPRTLQDVASAGNVNKKSIQRIYRFLSRELDITPEIYHPTEFVTRIAKSVNISEKAERLAYRILDLSARNGVSASKNPMAMASAAVYLASIKNGEKVPQLKISKVSGISAVTIRDRTKEILKKVGGEIDG, encoded by the coding sequence ATGATTACAGAACTTGTCCATCAAAAGACCTGTAGAAAAAACAAGGTCATAACGGATTTGAATACAGGAGAAGTTGCATGTACTAACTGTGGTGCTGTCTTATCTGAGAGAGTTGTAGATAGTGGTCCAGAAAGTTTGGGTATGTCAAGTGAAGAATATCAAACCAATAGTAGAGTTGGAAGAAAAATTTCATTGAAAATGATAGACATGGGTTTGTCAACCATCATAGAATCTAAAGATAAGGATGCAACAGGAAGAGGATTGTCAAGTGAAAACAGAAGAATGTTTTATCGCCTAAGAATGTGGGATAGGAATAGTCGTTCAGCAAATTCTGTCAAATCATTTCAAAAAGCATTCACTATGCTTGATGGAATTGGTGCAAAGTTAGGACTTCCAGAGCCAGTCATAGAGCAAACGGCTTATTTATTTAGAAAAATTGCTGCAAAAAAGATTCTTGCAGGAAGATCTACTGCAGGGATGCTATGTGCTGCAATATACATTACATGCAGAATGACAAATACTCCAAGAACACTGCAAGATGTCGCAAGTGCAGGAAATGTCAATAAAAAAAGCATTCAGAGAATTTACAGATTTCTTTCAAGAGAACTAGACATTACACCAGAAATTTATCATCCAACAGAATTTGTAACTCGAATTGCAAAGTCTGTAAATATTTCAGAAAAGGCAGAAAGATTAGCATACAGAATTCTAGATCTTTCTGCAAGAAACGGGGTTTCAGCTAGTAAAAATCCCATGGCAATGGCATCTGCTGCAGTATATCTGGCATCAATCAAAAACGGGGAAAAGGTACCTCAGTTAAAAATTTCAAAAGTGTCAGGAATTAGTGCAGTGACAATCAGAGATAGGACAAAAGAAATTCTGAAAAAAGTAGGAGGTGAAATTGATGGGTAG
- a CDS encoding CoA-binding protein — protein MERDDHSDKQIQDILSMKKVAVVGMSKNPSKAAHYVPRYLSENGFDITPVNPSADEILGKKCYESVSDIDEDVEIVDIFRPSDEVLPFVQEAIKKKPKVIWLQEGIHNPEAEKLARDAGITVVFNRCMLAEHQRLC, from the coding sequence ATGGAACGAGACGATCATTCTGATAAACAAATTCAAGACATTTTGTCTATGAAAAAAGTTGCAGTTGTTGGAATGTCAAAAAACCCTTCAAAGGCCGCTCATTATGTTCCCCGATATCTATCTGAAAATGGATTTGACATCACACCTGTAAATCCTTCTGCTGATGAAATTTTAGGAAAGAAATGCTATGAATCTGTATCTGATATTGATGAAGACGTTGAGATTGTAGATATCTTTAGACCTTCTGATGAGGTCTTACCATTTGTTCAAGAAGCAATCAAGAAAAAACCCAAAGTTATCTGGCTACAAGAAGGAATTCACAATCCTGAAGCTGAAAAACTGGCTAGGGATGCAGGGATCACTGTTGTTTTTAACAGGTGTATGTTGGCAGAACATCAAAGATTGTGTTAG
- a CDS encoding NAD(P)-dependent oxidoreductase yields MESVLVTGATGFIGSRLVHSLKEKNYSITALVRPGKHTKTETDEVAGDLTDSNLEFGERSFDCVFHLASHTPLEKNVKVLEKVNLEGTKNLFKAIQDKTKSIIYISGLGAYGNPGDNPINESNPYNPDTNFVKIRLQAQEFLEEQCKKKGINFAVVHFGDVYGAEGWFYQMLIKRLLKKSFKLPGGGKYFKGFVNVDDAVGSTIAVYENKGFGESYIVADSVPVTFKEFVNYTADQIGAKHPGNVPNFLAKAVLGSDLIKLLTTSMKVSNQKISKIYQFKYPSYKEGIPAVISELKSKNLL; encoded by the coding sequence ATGGAATCAGTTTTAGTTACGGGTGCAACTGGGTTTATTGGTTCAAGACTTGTACATAGTCTAAAAGAAAAAAATTACAGCATAACTGCATTGGTTAGACCTGGAAAACATACAAAGACAGAAACTGATGAAGTAGCAGGGGATCTAACTGATTCCAATTTAGAATTTGGTGAGAGAAGTTTTGACTGTGTTTTTCATCTAGCATCACATACTCCTCTTGAAAAAAATGTCAAGGTTTTAGAAAAAGTGAATCTAGAAGGTACCAAAAACTTGTTTAAGGCAATTCAAGATAAAACAAAATCCATCATTTACATTTCAGGTTTGGGAGCATATGGAAATCCTGGAGATAATCCAATAAATGAATCCAATCCTTATAATCCAGACACAAATTTTGTTAAAATTAGATTACAGGCACAAGAATTTCTTGAGGAACAATGTAAGAAGAAGGGAATTAACTTTGCAGTTGTGCATTTTGGTGATGTATATGGTGCAGAAGGATGGTTTTATCAAATGTTGATTAAAAGATTATTGAAAAAATCATTTAAACTTCCAGGAGGAGGAAAATATTTCAAAGGTTTTGTGAATGTAGATGATGCAGTAGGGAGTACAATTGCAGTTTATGAAAATAAAGGATTTGGAGAATCGTATATTGTAGCAGATTCAGTGCCGGTTACTTTCAAAGAATTTGTGAATTATACAGCAGATCAAATAGGCGCAAAGCATCCAGGAAATGTTCCCAATTTCTTGGCAAAAGCTGTATTGGGTTCAGATTTAATAAAACTATTAACTACATCTATGAAGGTGTCTAACCAAAAAATTTCTAAAATTTATCAATTCAAATATCCTTCTTACAAAGAGGGAATTCCAGCTGTGATTTCTGAATTAAAATCAAAGAATTTGCTTTAA
- a CDS encoding cobalamin-binding protein — protein MTINRIVSFLPSATELLYEFGVQDKIYGVTHECKFPSEAISKPQVISSVIDSDMLSSNEINTQTCQLLKEGKDIFILNEKNLKDANPDLIISQETCEVCAAYTNQVNNALRVLNKKPIIHSMDPHNISEILHSVIKLGEILGEDGKAKEISELLKKRIQKIRNAGHANIPKVLAIEWIKPFFTAGHWVPEMIEIAGGKNTISKTGEHSRRMGFEEISNSDADIIILMPCGFDTKRTISEYSNILEKDERWNSLKAVQNQAVFAVDANSFFSKPSIRTIEGIEILAKIIHPEKFEDINVSKNSFVRVYQ, from the coding sequence ATGACAATAAACAGAATTGTTTCATTCTTACCTAGTGCAACAGAATTACTATACGAGTTTGGAGTTCAAGATAAGATATACGGTGTAACACACGAATGCAAATTCCCTAGTGAAGCAATTTCAAAACCCCAAGTAATTAGTTCAGTAATAGATTCTGACATGTTATCAAGCAATGAAATCAATACACAAACATGCCAACTTCTTAAAGAGGGAAAAGATATTTTCATTTTAAATGAAAAAAATCTAAAGGATGCCAATCCAGATCTCATAATATCTCAAGAAACGTGCGAAGTGTGTGCCGCATACACCAATCAGGTTAACAATGCATTGCGAGTTCTCAATAAAAAACCAATAATTCATTCAATGGATCCACATAATATATCAGAAATTTTGCACTCAGTAATCAAGTTAGGAGAAATTTTAGGAGAAGATGGTAAGGCAAAAGAAATTTCAGAGTTATTGAAAAAAAGAATTCAAAAAATAAGAAATGCAGGACATGCCAATATTCCAAAAGTTCTAGCAATTGAGTGGATAAAACCATTTTTTACAGCGGGTCATTGGGTTCCAGAAATGATAGAAATTGCAGGAGGAAAGAACACAATAAGCAAAACAGGAGAGCATTCAAGACGCATGGGTTTTGAAGAGATATCAAACTCTGATGCAGACATAATAATTCTCATGCCATGTGGATTTGATACAAAGCGAACAATTTCAGAATACAGTAACATATTAGAAAAAGATGAGCGGTGGAACAGCCTCAAAGCAGTGCAAAATCAGGCTGTTTTTGCAGTAGATGCCAATTCATTTTTCAGTAAACCTAGCATCAGAACAATTGAAGGAATAGAAATACTGGCAAAAATAATTCATCCAGAAAAATTTGAAGACATTAATGTTTCAAAGAATTCTTTTGTAAGAGTTTACCAATAA
- a CDS encoding SRPBCC family protein translates to MKQFTMKRFSKLPQEYIFQISTDVENFHNIMPNYFKSLNVLDETKYGKLVDEKISFLGTTIKIKTKHVIIYPNIHEIHILTGPLKGTSFVEYYDKTEDGTMVTIDVSLKFNNFFRLFSFMQNILAKKMSKTMDEFILSVEKYALVNSHG, encoded by the coding sequence ATGAAGCAATTCACTATGAAAAGATTCTCAAAACTTCCTCAAGAATATATTTTTCAAATTAGCACTGATGTGGAAAATTTTCATAATATAATGCCAAATTATTTTAAATCATTAAATGTTTTGGATGAAACTAAATATGGCAAACTTGTTGATGAAAAAATTTCCTTTTTGGGCACTACGATTAAAATTAAAACAAAACATGTAATTATTTATCCTAACATACATGAAATTCATATTTTAACAGGTCCCCTGAAGGGAACTTCATTTGTTGAATATTATGATAAAACTGAAGATGGAACTATGGTTACTATTGATGTTAGTTTGAAATTCAACAATTTTTTTAGATTGTTTTCTTTTATGCAAAACATCCTTGCTAAAAAAATGAGTAAAACTATGGATGAGTTTATTTTATCTGTTGAAAAATATGCACTTGTAAACTCTCATGGTTAG
- a CDS encoding NAD(P)H-binding protein yields the protein MEQMVYQSPTSHYKPFSILVTGATGFIGSRLISSLVSSGYTVKGLSRKQLPGNDKVKYVKADVFNFDELKNAMAGIDTAYYLLHSMEGDKGDWQEFAKREKIQAQNFLRAATESGVKRIIYLGGLVNDDLDLSPHMRSRKEVGEILASGDIPVTEFRASIIIGAKGGSYAMLRYLVERLRVMVCPSWVKSLAQPIAVDDVVEYLTKSLSKPETIGKIFEIGGPDKITYEELMRVYSAYLNKNLFVIQIPFLTTRLSSYWVDLITPVKASLARPLIDSLVHDTVVTDDSITKIIPIHLKSVREAIDIATKEMKSDPPQMEQREEKTGFKINQKLIQISLFALAVIGSSYYWLDDRTDVYEPLWLIGSAIWYVTIVFAIIFIHNKTRLGYLIAGVLSWITLAFWLFDNYYVLFETSLIANPPNDLMIIRNFVGIFVVILTVIASHNLFHKVIDYQYKGKPI from the coding sequence ATGGAACAAATGGTTTATCAATCTCCTACCTCTCATTACAAACCTTTTTCAATTTTGGTTACTGGTGCCACTGGTTTTATTGGCTCAAGATTAATTTCATCATTAGTTTCTTCTGGTTATACAGTAAAAGGTCTTAGTAGAAAACAATTACCTGGTAATGATAAAGTAAAATACGTTAAAGCAGATGTTTTCAATTTTGATGAATTAAAAAATGCAATGGCTGGTATTGACACTGCATATTATTTACTTCACTCTATGGAAGGAGATAAAGGAGATTGGCAAGAATTTGCTAAAAGAGAAAAAATCCAAGCTCAAAATTTTCTTAGAGCTGCAACAGAGTCTGGTGTAAAACGAATTATCTATCTTGGCGGTTTAGTTAATGATGATCTTGATCTCTCCCCACATATGCGTAGTAGAAAAGAAGTTGGGGAAATTCTTGCATCAGGTGATATACCTGTAACTGAATTTAGGGCTTCTATAATTATCGGCGCAAAAGGTGGTTCTTATGCCATGCTTCGTTATCTTGTTGAAAGATTGAGGGTTATGGTTTGCCCATCTTGGGTAAAGTCCTTAGCTCAACCCATTGCAGTAGATGATGTAGTAGAATACCTTACTAAATCTCTCTCAAAACCTGAAACTATAGGTAAGATTTTCGAGATTGGTGGTCCTGATAAAATAACTTATGAGGAATTAATGCGTGTTTATTCTGCATATCTGAACAAGAATCTGTTTGTCATACAAATTCCATTTTTGACTACTAGACTATCGTCGTATTGGGTTGATCTTATCACTCCTGTTAAAGCATCACTTGCAAGACCTCTGATAGATAGTTTGGTTCATGATACTGTAGTTACTGATGATTCTATCACAAAAATTATTCCTATCCACCTAAAATCAGTTCGTGAAGCAATCGATATTGCAACAAAAGAAATGAAATCAGATCCTCCTCAAATGGAACAAAGAGAGGAAAAAACAGGTTTCAAAATTAACCAAAAACTAATTCAAATTTCTCTATTTGCATTAGCTGTAATCGGTTCAAGTTACTATTGGTTAGATGATAGAACTGATGTCTATGAACCACTATGGTTGATTGGTTCTGCAATTTGGTATGTTACAATTGTATTTGCAATAATATTCATTCACAACAAAACTCGTTTGGGATACTTGATTGCAGGTGTGTTGTCTTGGATTACCTTGGCCTTCTGGTTGTTTGATAACTACTATGTGTTGTTTGAAACATCACTGATTGCAAATCCTCCAAATGATTTGATGATCATAAGAAATTTTGTTGGCATCTTTGTAGTTATATTGACTGTTATTGCATCTCACAACTTATTCCACAAGGTAATTGATTATCAATACAAAGGCAAACCAATATGA
- a CDS encoding NAD(P)/FAD-dependent oxidoreductase codes for MPNDVFIIGAGVGGLTTGALLAKKGYSVKILEKSSKLGGRTASLLYKNHILDNGFHIMPFYKKSAIFEVLKSIGIESRLKLAKVDDIAFHSDTGFHKYPKGMGDLLQLSLIPMKSRIRLLKLLLPMAFTSIKKTEEWDDKSLTEITKKLDDDTKAFFEAVCMLAFADTADHISLGEFARTIIRANPFKGGTSEFAYPDNGGYDSISHVLADYIIEKNGKIETNQSVKKIVITDSKVTGIITKDDSFFPTDCVVISYPAYMALNQLFDEDIIDKKFIEKINRLDKKTAVVEVHFALNSKIDSRQVVFPVGEHYVTKGIFFISNITPSVSPSGEHLIIAGTPVDPSVADDSKKIKQIVQLMKTEISSIYPDFNSSLLWERPMAWKLVESVVKEPGMVWKSKMPHQIPGIEGLFFVGDSTVSYGIGTDSAAHSSILCRPKIESFLQVKK; via the coding sequence ATGCCAAATGATGTTTTCATAATTGGTGCTGGTGTGGGTGGGTTAACCACTGGTGCATTGCTTGCAAAGAAAGGATATTCTGTAAAAATCCTTGAAAAATCTTCAAAATTGGGGGGCAGAACTGCTTCATTACTGTATAAAAACCACATTTTGGATAATGGATTTCATATTATGCCCTTTTACAAAAAATCTGCAATTTTTGAAGTGTTGAAAAGCATTGGAATTGAATCTAGATTAAAACTGGCAAAAGTGGATGACATTGCATTTCATTCTGATACTGGATTCCATAAATATCCTAAAGGAATGGGTGATTTACTTCAATTATCTTTAATTCCTATGAAGAGTAGAATACGCCTCCTTAAATTACTCCTTCCAATGGCATTTACTTCTATCAAAAAAACTGAAGAATGGGATGACAAATCTCTTACTGAAATAACTAAAAAATTAGATGATGACACAAAGGCCTTTTTTGAAGCCGTGTGCATGTTAGCTTTTGCTGATACTGCTGATCATATTTCATTAGGTGAATTTGCAAGAACCATTATACGTGCAAATCCGTTTAAGGGTGGGACCAGCGAATTTGCATATCCAGATAATGGTGGATATGATTCAATTTCCCATGTCTTGGCAGACTATATTATTGAAAAAAATGGAAAAATCGAGACAAATCAATCTGTAAAAAAAATTGTAATTACTGATTCTAAAGTTACTGGTATTATCACTAAAGATGATTCATTTTTTCCTACAGACTGTGTTGTAATTTCCTATCCGGCATATATGGCCTTAAATCAATTGTTTGATGAAGATATAATTGACAAAAAATTCATAGAAAAAATTAATCGTTTAGACAAAAAAACTGCTGTAGTCGAAGTTCATTTTGCATTGAATTCTAAAATCGATTCAAGACAAGTTGTTTTTCCTGTAGGGGAGCATTATGTTACAAAAGGAATATTTTTCATCTCAAACATTACCCCTTCTGTTTCTCCCTCTGGTGAACATTTGATAATTGCTGGTACTCCTGTAGACCCATCTGTCGCAGATGATTCTAAGAAAATTAAACAAATTGTACAATTGATGAAAACAGAAATTTCATCAATTTATCCAGACTTTAACTCATCTTTACTGTGGGAGAGGCCTATGGCTTGGAAATTAGTTGAATCTGTAGTAAAAGAGCCTGGGATGGTATGGAAATCAAAAATGCCTCACCAAATTCCAGGCATAGAAGGCTTGTTTTTTGTAGGTGATTCTACTGTTAGTTATGGAATTGGAACTGATTCTGCAGCACATAGTTCCATTTTGTGTAGACCAAAGATTGAATCTTTCCTTCAGGTCAAAAAATAG
- a CDS encoding redox-regulated ATPase YchF gives MPIKLGLIGKTNTGKTTFFNSATLSSEEISSYPFTTKSPVSGIANAITLCVHPEFKIQDNPNNSKCVDGWRYIPIELIDLPGLIKDAWKGKGLGNQFLSIAAQSDALLHVVDASGGIDSTGKITEVGTGDPISDFADIEEELIMWYHKILEGNREKVSKLINSGSEFVDAVTDLYRGIGVNKSHVKESLVATGLEEKQFDDFDMVDSKKFASYLRKISKPTLIVANKIDVDGADKNFARLRERYNDSIVIPVSGDSEFSLRRAEQKGLIKYSPGSEQFEILKSDELNEKQTNALDFIKKGIMGEYMRTGVQFAINVAVFKLLKMNSIYPVANETKLADKKGRILPDLILLKDGATINDLAKEIHTDLTKGLLYGKDLRYNLRLPVDYQLRDRDVVSLVSAAKK, from the coding sequence ATGCCAATCAAACTTGGACTAATTGGTAAAACCAATACTGGTAAAACTACTTTCTTTAACTCTGCAACCTTATCTTCTGAAGAAATTTCATCTTATCCATTCACTACAAAATCACCTGTGTCTGGAATTGCAAACGCAATTACTCTTTGTGTACATCCTGAATTCAAAATTCAAGATAACCCAAATAATTCAAAATGTGTTGATGGTTGGAGATACATTCCAATTGAGTTAATTGACCTTCCGGGATTGATCAAAGATGCATGGAAAGGAAAAGGATTGGGAAATCAATTTCTTTCAATTGCTGCACAGTCTGATGCATTACTTCATGTAGTTGATGCATCTGGTGGCATAGATTCAACTGGAAAAATCACTGAAGTTGGAACTGGTGATCCAATATCTGATTTTGCTGATATTGAAGAAGAATTGATTATGTGGTACCATAAAATTTTAGAAGGCAATCGTGAAAAAGTATCTAAATTAATTAATTCTGGTTCAGAATTTGTTGATGCTGTAACTGATCTTTATCGTGGAATTGGTGTTAACAAATCCCATGTAAAGGAATCTCTTGTCGCAACCGGACTTGAAGAAAAACAATTTGATGATTTTGATATGGTTGATAGCAAAAAATTTGCATCCTACTTGAGAAAAATCTCGAAACCCACGTTAATTGTTGCAAATAAAATTGATGTAGATGGGGCAGACAAGAATTTTGCTCGATTGCGAGAACGATACAATGATTCTATTGTAATACCTGTTAGTGGAGATAGTGAATTTAGTCTAAGACGTGCTGAACAAAAAGGACTGATAAAATACTCTCCCGGTTCTGAACAATTTGAAATACTAAAGTCTGATGAATTAAATGAAAAACAAACCAATGCTTTGGATTTCATTAAAAAAGGAATAATGGGAGAATACATGCGTACTGGAGTTCAATTTGCGATAAACGTTGCAGTATTCAAACTGCTTAAAATGAATTCCATATACCCTGTTGCTAATGAAACAAAACTCGCTGATAAAAAAGGAAGAATTCTTCCTGACTTGATTTTGCTTAAAGATGGTGCAACAATTAATGATCTTGCAAAAGAAATACACACTGACTTGACAAAAGGCCTTCTTTATGGAAAAGATTTGAGATATAATCTCAGATTACCTGTAGATTATCAACTAAGAGATAGAGATGTTGTGTCTCTTGTTAGTGCTGCAAAAAAATAA
- a CDS encoding biotin--[acetyl-CoA-carboxylase] ligase: MIYNSFDNPGLAKVLTFLQTHNTEYLSGQDLSDVLRISRVAVWKHIKKIQELGYTVESKQKLGYKLTKNSDVLLPWEITSGLKTKIMGQKAFYFDSTDSTQTQALKMAENSENSGAIIVAEKQTGGRGRSGRKWVSPKGGIWFSVILHPKFDITMTTLFPIASALALSIALEKTFKITPELKWPNDITIKGKKLAGMLVDVSLESNKIENLVLGVGINFDVDVKHIEKNLKGTPNFYGVASLNEHKSKIRPVELVQSFLVELEKIYKLLDSKQTKKIISEWTKRSSTIGKDVKINTIDGEIEGKAIRIDDDGALVVSNNKNVSRVIAGDIIHVSK; encoded by the coding sequence TTGATTTATAATTCATTTGACAATCCAGGGTTAGCCAAAGTTCTAACATTTTTGCAAACCCACAATACAGAATATCTTTCTGGACAAGATTTGAGTGATGTATTACGAATTAGCAGGGTTGCAGTATGGAAGCATATCAAAAAAATTCAAGAGTTAGGATATACGGTGGAATCAAAACAAAAACTAGGATACAAACTAACAAAAAACTCTGACGTGTTACTCCCTTGGGAAATTACTTCAGGGTTGAAGACAAAGATAATGGGACAGAAGGCATTTTACTTTGATTCAACAGATTCCACACAAACCCAGGCACTAAAAATGGCAGAGAATTCTGAAAATAGTGGCGCAATAATTGTAGCAGAAAAACAAACTGGAGGAAGAGGAAGATCTGGAAGAAAATGGGTTTCACCAAAAGGAGGAATATGGTTTTCTGTTATCTTACATCCAAAATTTGACATTACTATGACAACATTATTTCCAATTGCATCAGCATTAGCATTATCAATAGCACTAGAAAAAACATTCAAAATCACTCCAGAGTTAAAATGGCCAAACGACATTACAATCAAAGGCAAAAAACTGGCAGGTATGCTAGTAGACGTATCATTAGAATCAAACAAAATTGAGAATTTAGTATTGGGTGTTGGAATTAATTTTGATGTGGATGTAAAGCATATTGAAAAAAATCTCAAAGGAACACCAAACTTTTACGGAGTGGCTTCATTAAATGAACACAAGTCAAAAATTAGACCCGTTGAATTAGTACAATCCTTTTTGGTAGAATTGGAGAAAATATACAAACTATTAGATTCAAAGCAAACAAAAAAAATCATTTCAGAATGGACTAAAAGATCATCAACAATTGGAAAAGATGTAAAAATAAACACAATTGATGGTGAGATTGAAGGAAAAGCAATCAGGATTGATGATGATGGAGCCCTTGTGGTATCCAATAACAAGAATGTAAGCAGAGTAATAGCAGGGGATATTATTCACGTATCAAAATAA